The following are encoded together in the Streptomyces rapamycinicus NRRL 5491 genome:
- the mltG gene encoding endolytic transglycosylase MltG, giving the protein MTEYGRGPGSQPWHPEDPLYGDREWSDHGAAAGQDPYAQDRYAQDTYAQQDTYAQQGTYAQDPYAQDPYGQDPYGQGAYGQGPYGQDPYGHQQYPHGYPQDPQQQHQQPQWDGQDVGYPHQRHPQEYPGQGGPYPAQGGSYGGMDPHDPYGGQGGQGSQGASYPGQDPYQGQQGTQQMPTVPAEHQVPRQREAPDEPPLQADDEDDHPFFTDGGGRGGADDADDDGEDDERSGKKGKPKKRRSGVACLFVTVVLVGVVGGGGYYAYDFWQTRFGPAPDYSGQGTGRIEVEVPSGSGNAEIGSILADKGVVKSSGAFVDAVEDSGKFVQPGTYTLRKEMSGAAAVKLMLDPSSSNALIVTEGMRDATIYAAIDKKIGLKAGTTAGVAKKEAKNLGLPSWADDNSKIKDPLEGFLYPSRYSVGEGAKPADVLRKMVAEANRNYSGQDLEGKAKELGLKSPLQLISVASLVQAEGVTHDDFRKMAEVVYNRLKPANPETYGKVEFDSTYNYIKNQSKIDIPISEIKQYDNPYNTYFYKGLPPGPIGNPGHDALKAAMNPTSDGWYYFISLDGKTSQFSKTYADHQKWVNKFNKQRTNNG; this is encoded by the coding sequence ATGACTGAGTACGGCCGGGGACCCGGCTCCCAACCGTGGCACCCCGAGGATCCGCTGTACGGGGACCGGGAGTGGAGCGACCACGGCGCGGCGGCCGGCCAGGATCCCTATGCGCAGGACCGCTACGCACAGGACACTTACGCACAGCAGGACACTTACGCGCAGCAGGGCACCTACGCGCAGGATCCGTACGCACAGGACCCCTACGGCCAGGATCCGTACGGTCAGGGCGCCTACGGCCAGGGCCCGTACGGCCAGGACCCCTACGGGCACCAGCAGTACCCGCACGGCTATCCGCAGGATCCCCAGCAGCAGCATCAGCAGCCCCAGTGGGACGGCCAGGACGTCGGCTACCCGCATCAGCGGCACCCGCAGGAGTACCCGGGGCAGGGCGGCCCCTACCCGGCCCAGGGCGGCTCGTACGGCGGGATGGACCCGCACGATCCCTATGGCGGACAGGGCGGACAGGGCAGCCAGGGCGCTTCCTATCCCGGTCAGGACCCCTACCAGGGACAACAGGGCACCCAGCAGATGCCCACGGTGCCCGCGGAGCACCAGGTGCCGCGCCAGCGCGAGGCCCCCGACGAGCCCCCCCTCCAGGCGGACGACGAGGACGACCATCCGTTCTTCACCGACGGCGGCGGCCGGGGCGGTGCGGATGACGCGGACGACGACGGCGAGGACGATGAGCGCTCCGGCAAGAAGGGCAAGCCCAAGAAGCGCCGCAGCGGCGTGGCCTGCCTCTTCGTGACCGTCGTCCTGGTGGGCGTGGTCGGCGGAGGCGGCTATTACGCCTACGACTTCTGGCAGACCCGATTCGGCCCCGCACCCGACTACTCCGGCCAGGGCACCGGCCGGATCGAGGTGGAGGTGCCCTCCGGCTCCGGCAATGCCGAGATCGGCTCGATACTCGCCGACAAGGGCGTGGTCAAGAGCAGCGGCGCCTTCGTGGATGCCGTGGAGGACAGCGGCAAATTCGTCCAGCCGGGCACCTACACCCTGCGCAAGGAGATGTCCGGCGCGGCGGCGGTCAAGCTGATGCTCGACCCCAGCAGCAGCAACGCCCTGATCGTCACCGAGGGCATGCGCGACGCCACGATCTACGCGGCGATCGACAAGAAGATCGGCCTCAAGGCGGGGACCACCGCGGGCGTCGCCAAGAAGGAGGCCAAGAACCTCGGGCTGCCCTCCTGGGCCGACGACAACAGCAAGATCAAGGATCCGCTGGAAGGGTTCCTGTACCCGTCCCGCTACAGCGTGGGCGAGGGCGCCAAACCCGCGGACGTGCTGCGGAAGATGGTCGCCGAGGCCAATCGGAACTACTCCGGTCAGGATCTGGAGGGCAAGGCCAAGGAATTGGGCCTGAAGTCCCCGCTCCAGCTGATCAGTGTGGCCAGCCTGGTCCAGGCGGAGGGCGTCACCCACGACGACTTCCGGAAGATGGCCGAGGTCGTCTACAACCGGCTCAAGCCCGCGAATCCGGAGACCTACGGCAAGGTGGAATTCGACTCCACCTACAACTACATCAAGAACCAGAGCAAGATCGATATCCCGATCAGTGAGATCAAGCAGTACGACAACCCGTACAACACGTACTTCTACAAGGGACTTCCGCCCGGTCCGATCGGAAATCCGGGCCATGACGCGCTGAAGGCGGCGATGAATCCGACCAGCGACGGCTGGTATTACTTCATCTCGCTCGACGGCAAGACGAGCCAGTTCTCCAAGACCTACGCGGATCACCAGAAGTGGGTCAACAAGTTCAATAAGCAGCGCACGAACAACGGCTGA
- the ruvX gene encoding Holliday junction resolvase RuvX, giving the protein MRRGRRIAIDVGDARIGVASCDPDGILATPVETVPGRDIPAAHKRLVAIVEEYEPIEVVVGLPRSLNGREGPAAAKVRTFARELARRVNPVPVRLVDERMTTVTASQGLRASGVTSKKGRSVVDQAAAVVILQSALETERASGRAPGEAVEVVI; this is encoded by the coding sequence GTGCGACGCGGCAGGCGGATCGCCATCGACGTCGGGGACGCCCGGATCGGGGTCGCCTCGTGCGACCCCGACGGGATCCTCGCCACCCCCGTGGAGACCGTGCCGGGACGCGACATCCCGGCCGCCCACAAGCGGCTCGTGGCGATCGTCGAGGAGTACGAACCGATCGAGGTGGTGGTCGGCCTGCCGCGCTCGCTCAACGGGCGCGAGGGGCCGGCCGCGGCCAAAGTACGCACCTTCGCGCGCGAGTTGGCGCGGCGGGTCAACCCGGTGCCGGTACGGCTCGTCGACGAGCGTATGACCACTGTCACAGCGTCCCAGGGGCTGCGCGCCTCCGGGGTGACGTCCAAGAAGGGCCGTTCCGTCGTTGACCAGGCGGCGGCCGTGGTGATCCTGCAGAGCGCGCTGGAGACCGAGCGGGCCTCGGGGAGGGCCCCGGGGGAAGCCGTCGAAGTGGTCATCTGA
- the alaS gene encoding alanine--tRNA ligase, whose translation MESAEIRRRWLRFFEERGHTVVPSASLIADDPTLLLVPAGMVPFKPYFLGEVKPPFDRAVSVQKCVRTPDIEEVGKTTRHGTFFQMCGNFSFGDYFKEGAIKYAWELLTSSQEEGGYGLDPERLWITVYEQDDEAERIWREVIGVPSTRIQRLGMGPNYWSMGVPGPCGPCSEINYDRGPEFGEEGGPAVNDERYVEIWNLVFMQYERGPGEGKENFPILGELPSKNIDTGLGLERLAMILQGVRNMYETDTLRVVMDKATELTGVAYGAAHDSDVSLRVVADHMRTSVMLIGDGVTPGNEGRGYVLRRIMRRAIRNMRILGATEPVVGELVDVVLKTMGQQYPELLTDRKRIETVALAEESAFLKTLKAGTNILDTAVTDTKSAGGSVLPGDKAFLLHDTWGFPIDLTLEMAAEQGLSVDEEGFRRLMKEQRERAKADAKAKKTGHADLSAYREVADGSGLTEFTGYLHTEGESTVVGLLVDGVSSPAATEGDEVEVVLDRTPFYAEGGGQLADTGRIKLDTGAVVEVRDVQQPVPGVSVHKGVVQVGEVTVGAGAHARIDIKRRRAIARAHSATHLTHQALRDALGPTAAQAGSENSPGRFRFDFGSPTAVPGAVLTDVEQKINEVLSRELDVTAEVMSMDDAKKQGAIAEFGEKYGDRVRVVTIGDFSKELCGGTHVHNTAQLGLVKLLGESSIGSGVRRVEALVGVDAYNFLAREHTVVSQLTDLVKGRPEELPEKISGMLSKLKEAEKEIERFRAEKVLQAAAGLVQGAKDVRGVALVAAKVPDGTSSDDLRKLVLDVRGRVPGDRPAVVALFTVANGRPLTVIATNEAARERGLKAGDLVRTAAKTLGGGGGGKPDVAQGGGQNPGAVGEAIEAVERLVAESDR comes from the coding sequence ATGGAGTCGGCTGAAATCCGCCGCCGCTGGCTGCGCTTCTTCGAGGAGCGTGGGCACACCGTCGTGCCGTCGGCGTCGCTCATCGCGGACGACCCGACGCTGCTGCTGGTCCCCGCGGGCATGGTGCCCTTCAAGCCGTACTTCCTCGGTGAGGTCAAGCCGCCCTTCGACCGCGCCGTCAGCGTGCAGAAGTGCGTACGCACCCCGGACATCGAAGAGGTCGGCAAGACCACCCGCCACGGCACCTTCTTCCAGATGTGCGGGAACTTCTCGTTCGGCGACTACTTCAAGGAAGGCGCCATCAAGTACGCCTGGGAGCTGCTGACCAGCTCCCAGGAGGAGGGCGGCTACGGCCTCGACCCCGAGCGGCTGTGGATCACCGTCTACGAGCAGGACGACGAGGCCGAGCGCATCTGGCGCGAGGTGATCGGCGTCCCCTCGACACGCATCCAGCGCCTGGGCATGGGCCCGAACTACTGGTCCATGGGCGTCCCCGGCCCCTGCGGCCCCTGCTCCGAGATCAACTACGACCGCGGTCCGGAGTTCGGCGAGGAGGGCGGCCCGGCCGTCAACGACGAGCGCTACGTGGAGATCTGGAACCTGGTCTTCATGCAGTACGAGCGCGGTCCGGGCGAGGGCAAGGAGAACTTCCCGATCCTGGGCGAGCTCCCGAGCAAGAACATCGACACCGGCCTCGGCCTCGAGCGCCTGGCGATGATTCTCCAGGGCGTGCGGAACATGTACGAGACCGACACCCTGCGCGTCGTCATGGACAAGGCCACCGAGCTGACCGGGGTCGCCTACGGCGCCGCCCATGATTCCGACGTCTCGCTGCGCGTGGTCGCCGACCACATGCGCACCTCCGTCATGCTCATCGGCGACGGCGTCACCCCCGGCAACGAGGGCCGCGGCTATGTGCTGCGCCGCATCATGCGCCGCGCCATCCGCAACATGCGCATCCTCGGCGCCACCGAGCCGGTCGTCGGCGAACTGGTCGACGTCGTCCTCAAGACGATGGGCCAGCAGTACCCGGAGCTGCTCACCGACCGCAAGCGCATCGAGACCGTCGCCCTCGCCGAGGAGTCGGCCTTCCTCAAGACGCTCAAGGCCGGCACCAACATCCTCGACACCGCCGTCACCGACACCAAGAGCGCCGGTGGCAGCGTGCTCCCCGGGGACAAGGCGTTCCTGCTCCACGACACCTGGGGCTTCCCGATCGACCTCACCCTCGAGATGGCCGCCGAACAGGGCCTCTCGGTGGACGAGGAGGGCTTCCGCCGCCTGATGAAGGAGCAGCGGGAGCGCGCCAAGGCCGACGCCAAGGCCAAGAAGACCGGCCATGCCGACCTGTCCGCCTACCGCGAGGTGGCCGACGGCTCCGGCCTGACCGAATTCACCGGCTACCTCCACACCGAGGGCGAGTCCACCGTCGTCGGCCTGCTGGTCGACGGGGTGTCCTCGCCCGCCGCCACCGAGGGCGACGAGGTCGAGGTCGTCCTGGACCGCACCCCGTTCTACGCCGAGGGCGGCGGCCAGCTCGCCGACACCGGCCGGATCAAGCTGGACACCGGCGCCGTGGTGGAGGTCCGGGACGTCCAGCAGCCGGTGCCCGGCGTCAGCGTGCACAAGGGCGTCGTCCAGGTCGGCGAGGTGACGGTCGGCGCCGGGGCCCACGCCCGGATCGACATCAAGCGCCGCCGTGCCATCGCCCGCGCCCACAGCGCCACCCACCTCACCCACCAGGCGCTGCGCGACGCCCTGGGCCCGACCGCCGCCCAGGCCGGTTCGGAGAACTCGCCCGGCCGCTTCCGCTTCGACTTCGGCTCGCCGACCGCCGTGCCCGGCGCGGTCCTCACCGACGTCGAGCAGAAGATCAACGAGGTGCTCTCCCGCGAGCTCGACGTCACCGCCGAGGTGATGAGCATGGACGACGCCAAGAAGCAGGGCGCCATCGCCGAGTTCGGCGAGAAGTACGGCGACCGGGTGCGCGTGGTGACGATCGGCGACTTCTCGAAGGAGCTGTGCGGTGGCACGCATGTGCACAACACCGCCCAGCTGGGGCTGGTGAAGCTGCTCGGCGAGTCCTCCATCGGCTCCGGGGTGCGCCGGGTCGAGGCCCTGGTGGGCGTGGACGCCTACAACTTCCTCGCCCGGGAGCACACGGTCGTCTCCCAGCTCACCGACCTGGTCAAGGGCCGCCCCGAGGAGCTCCCGGAGAAGATCTCCGGCATGCTGAGCAAGCTCAAGGAGGCCGAGAAGGAGATCGAGCGGTTCCGCGCCGAGAAGGTGCTGCAGGCCGCCGCCGGTCTCGTCCAGGGCGCCAAGGACGTCCGGGGCGTGGCCCTGGTCGCCGCCAAGGTGCCGGACGGCACCTCCTCCGACGATCTGCGCAAGCTGGTCCTGGACGTGCGTGGCCGCGTCCCTGGCGACCGCCCGGCCGTCGTCGCCCTCTTCACCGTGGCGAACGGCCGTCCGCTCACCGTCATCGCCACCAACGAGGCCGCACGAGAGCGCGGGCTCAAGGCCGGTGACCTGGTCCGCACCGCCGCCAAGACGCTCGGCGGCGGAGGCGGCGGCAAGCCGGACGTGGCCCAGGGCGGCGGGCAGAACCCGGGGGCCGTCGGCGAGGCCATCGAGGCCGTCGAGCGGCTCGTCGCGGAATCGGACCGGTAG
- a CDS encoding DUF6167 family protein, translating into MFRRTFWFTTGVAAGVWATTKVNRKLNQLTPESLAAQAADRAVLAGRRIKVFALDVRDGMADREAALKDALGLSAPPPDDRKRLPAQRGRSELTRTTPYKLHKAGNEDH; encoded by the coding sequence ATGTTCCGCCGCACATTCTGGTTCACCACCGGCGTCGCCGCCGGGGTGTGGGCCACCACCAAGGTCAACCGCAAGCTCAACCAGCTCACCCCGGAGAGCCTGGCGGCGCAGGCCGCCGACCGCGCGGTGCTGGCGGGCCGGCGGATCAAGGTCTTCGCCCTCGACGTACGGGACGGCATGGCCGACCGCGAGGCCGCGCTCAAGGACGCGCTCGGGCTCTCCGCGCCACCGCCGGACGACCGCAAGCGGCTCCCGGCCCAGCGGGGCCGGTCCGAGCTGACCCGCACCACCCCCTACAAGCTCCACAAAGCCGGAAATGAGGACCACTGA
- a CDS encoding DUF948 domain-containing protein — translation MSGGEVAGILVAVFWAILVSFLALALVRLAQTLKAATRLVAEVTEQAVPLLSEASATVREANTQLARVDSIASDVQEVTSNASALSSTVSTAFGGPLVKVAAFGYGVRRAIGRKGRAEDEPAPARNVVIGKTLPSARRGGRRNRGSKG, via the coding sequence GTGTCCGGTGGAGAGGTGGCCGGGATCCTCGTGGCCGTCTTCTGGGCGATCCTGGTGTCCTTCCTGGCGCTGGCGCTGGTGAGGCTGGCCCAGACGCTCAAGGCGGCCACCAGGCTGGTGGCGGAGGTCACCGAGCAGGCGGTGCCGCTGCTGAGCGAGGCGTCCGCGACCGTGCGCGAGGCCAACACCCAGCTCGCCCGGGTGGACTCGATCGCCTCCGACGTCCAGGAGGTCACCTCCAACGCCTCCGCGCTCTCCTCGACCGTCTCCACCGCCTTCGGCGGCCCGCTGGTCAAGGTGGCCGCGTTCGGCTACGGCGTCCGGCGGGCGATCGGCCGCAAGGGGCGGGCGGAGGACGAACCCGCGCCCGCGCGCAACGTCGTCATCGGCAAGACCCTGCCGTCCGCCCGCCGGGGCGGCCGCCGCAACCGTGGATCGAAGGGCTGA
- the rpsD gene encoding 30S ribosomal protein S4, whose translation MNQSRPKVKKSRALGIALTPKAVKYFEARPYPPGEHGRGRKQTSDYKVRLLEKQRLRAQYDISERQMVRAYDRARKAGGKTGEALVIELERRLDALVLRSGIARTIYQARQMVTHGHIEVNGRKVDKPSFRVRPDDVVMVRERSREKVPFQVAREGGYAPDGETPRYLQVNLKALAFRLDRDPNRKEIPVICDEQLVVEYYAR comes from the coding sequence GTGAACCAGTCGCGTCCCAAGGTCAAGAAGTCGCGGGCGCTCGGCATCGCTCTGACCCCGAAGGCCGTCAAGTACTTCGAGGCACGCCCCTACCCGCCGGGCGAGCACGGCCGTGGCCGCAAGCAGACCAGTGACTACAAGGTCCGGTTGCTCGAGAAGCAGCGGCTGCGCGCTCAGTACGACATCAGCGAGCGCCAGATGGTCCGCGCCTACGACCGCGCCCGTAAGGCCGGGGGCAAGACGGGCGAGGCGCTGGTCATCGAGCTCGAGCGCCGTCTGGACGCGCTCGTTCTGCGCTCGGGCATCGCCCGCACCATCTACCAGGCCCGCCAGATGGTCACCCACGGCCACATCGAGGTCAACGGCCGCAAGGTCGACAAGCCGTCCTTCCGGGTCCGCCCGGACGACGTGGTGATGGTCCGCGAGCGCAGCCGCGAGAAGGTCCCCTTCCAGGTGGCGCGCGAGGGTGGCTACGCCCCCGACGGCGAGACCCCGCGCTACCTCCAGGTCAACCTGAAGGCGCTCGCCTTCCGGCTGGACCGGGACCCCAACCGCAAGGAGATCCCGGTGATCTGCGACGAGCAGCTCGTCGTCGAGTACTACGCCCGCTGA
- a CDS encoding DUF2470 domain-containing protein, giving the protein MTIPGIEALDDLGVDGPAARTVAPDGDLLLMMPSASPAARAATHAQDDELTCVMEITDVAPVAMPHRIRGRGWVAGWLTPVPCGERTRTAAALLAERHPVGELLGLDQAPRPSRRGGPAAGVGPAGRAAWTLLRLEVGEACVDDLWGADGVEPDDFTSADPDPLVRHEADLLQHLHAAHSEQVRGLCALLGDRSELVCTRGPATPVALDRFGLRVRFTDEADRPFDARFDFPEPVRKVSELRYAMHALFDAATG; this is encoded by the coding sequence TTGACGATTCCCGGAATCGAGGCCCTGGACGACCTGGGGGTGGACGGCCCCGCCGCCCGTACGGTCGCCCCGGACGGGGACCTGCTGCTGATGATGCCCAGCGCCTCCCCCGCCGCCCGCGCCGCCACCCACGCCCAGGACGACGAGCTGACCTGCGTGATGGAGATCACCGACGTCGCCCCCGTCGCGATGCCCCACCGGATCCGCGGCCGCGGATGGGTGGCCGGCTGGCTCACCCCCGTCCCCTGCGGCGAGCGCACGCGCACCGCGGCGGCGCTGCTGGCCGAGCGGCATCCGGTGGGCGAACTGCTCGGCCTCGACCAGGCGCCGCGGCCGTCGCGGCGCGGTGGTCCGGCCGCCGGGGTGGGGCCCGCCGGGAGAGCCGCCTGGACGCTGCTGCGGCTGGAGGTCGGCGAGGCGTGCGTGGACGATCTGTGGGGCGCGGACGGCGTCGAGCCGGACGACTTCACCTCGGCCGACCCCGATCCGCTGGTCCGGCACGAGGCCGATCTGCTCCAGCATCTGCACGCCGCCCACAGCGAGCAGGTGCGCGGGCTGTGCGCGCTGCTCGGCGACCGCTCCGAACTGGTCTGCACCCGGGGCCCGGCCACCCCGGTGGCGCTGGACCGCTTCGGCCTGCGGGTGCGCTTCACGGACGAGGCGGACCGGCCGTTCGACGCGCGCTTCGACTTTCCCGAGCCGGTACGGAAGGTGTCCGAACTGCGGTACGCGATGCACGCCCTGTTCGACGCGGCGACGGGCTGA
- a CDS encoding replication-associated recombination protein A — protein sequence MEPDLFTAAAEDRQEKDPASSPLAVRMRPRTLDEVVGQQHLLRPGSPLRRLVGEGGGGPAGPSSVILWGPPGIGKTTLAYVVSQATQKRFVELSAITAGVKEVRAVIDGARRSSGAYGRDTVLFLDEIHRFSKAQQDSLLPAVENRWVTLIAATTENPYFSVISPLLSRSLLLTLEPLTDDDLRGLLRRALTDERGLGGAVTLPEDAEAHLLRIAGGDARRALTALEAGAGAALDKGESEVTLTSLEEAVDRAAVKYDRAGDQHYDVASALIKSIRGSDVDAALHYLARMIEAGEDPRFIARRLMISASEDIGLADPTALPTAVAAAQAVALIGFPEAALTLSHATIALALAPKSNAATTAIGAALADVRAGLAGPVPPHLRDGHYQGAKKLGHAQGYLYPHDLPGGIAAQQYAPDKIHGKRYYEPTRYGAEARYADVVERVRARLRGDPPSGDGQTPAT from the coding sequence GTGGAGCCAGACCTGTTCACCGCCGCCGCAGAGGACCGCCAGGAGAAGGATCCGGCCAGCAGTCCGCTGGCCGTGCGGATGCGTCCGCGCACCCTCGACGAGGTCGTGGGCCAGCAGCATCTGCTGCGCCCCGGATCCCCGCTGCGGCGGCTCGTGGGCGAGGGCGGCGGGGGTCCGGCCGGGCCGTCGTCGGTGATCCTCTGGGGCCCGCCGGGCATCGGCAAGACGACGTTGGCGTATGTGGTCAGCCAGGCCACCCAGAAGCGCTTCGTCGAGCTGTCGGCCATCACCGCGGGGGTCAAGGAGGTCCGGGCCGTCATCGACGGCGCGCGCCGTTCCTCCGGGGCGTACGGGCGGGACACCGTGCTCTTCCTGGACGAGATCCACCGCTTCAGCAAGGCCCAGCAGGACTCGCTGCTGCCCGCCGTGGAGAACCGCTGGGTGACGCTGATCGCGGCCACCACCGAGAATCCGTACTTCTCCGTGATCTCCCCGCTGCTCTCCCGCTCGCTCCTGCTCACCCTCGAGCCGCTGACCGACGACGATCTGCGCGGGCTGCTGCGGCGCGCGCTCACCGACGAGCGCGGGCTCGGCGGGGCGGTCACCCTTCCCGAGGACGCCGAGGCGCATCTGCTGCGGATAGCGGGCGGCGACGCCCGGCGGGCGCTCACCGCGCTGGAGGCGGGCGCAGGGGCGGCGCTGGACAAGGGCGAGTCCGAGGTCACGCTCACCTCGCTGGAGGAGGCGGTCGACCGGGCCGCGGTGAAGTACGACCGCGCGGGCGACCAGCACTACGACGTGGCCAGCGCCCTCATCAAGTCCATCCGCGGCTCGGACGTGGACGCGGCGCTGCACTATCTGGCCCGGATGATCGAGGCGGGCGAGGACCCCCGGTTCATCGCCCGCCGGCTGATGATCTCTGCGAGCGAGGACATCGGCCTGGCCGATCCCACCGCCCTGCCCACCGCCGTGGCCGCGGCGCAGGCGGTCGCCCTGATCGGCTTCCCGGAGGCGGCGCTCACCCTGAGCCACGCCACCATCGCCCTGGCGCTCGCGCCCAAGTCCAACGCCGCCACCACCGCGATCGGCGCCGCGCTGGCCGATGTGCGGGCGGGCCTGGCCGGGCCGGTGCCGCCGCATCTGCGTGACGGCCACTACCAGGGCGCCAAGAAGCTGGGCCACGCGCAGGGCTATCTCTATCCGCACGATCTGCCGGGCGGCATCGCGGCGCAGCAGTACGCACCGGACAAGATCCACGGCAAGCGGTACTACGAGCCCACCCGGTACGGGGCCGAGGCGCGGTACGCGGATGTGGTGGAGCGGGTGCGGGCGCGGCTGCGCGGTGACCCGCCGTCCGGCGACGGCCAGACCCCGGCCACGTAG
- a CDS encoding vitamin K epoxide reductase family protein: MDDVESGEAREGSRAGTGGSRAFALLLVITGALGLLAAWVITIDKNKILEYKADGKVFTPGCSLNPVVSCGNIMESDQAQAFGFPNPMLGLVAYSIVICVGMSLLTGARFPRWYWLTFNAGTLFGVGFVTWLQYESLYVIGSLCLWCCLAWVATIVMFCYVTGHNLKHGYLPAPDGLRRGLMEFHWVVPVVWIGVIGMLILTRWWDFWTGAQG, encoded by the coding sequence ATGGACGACGTGGAGTCCGGCGAGGCGCGGGAGGGCTCGCGGGCCGGGACGGGCGGCAGTCGTGCCTTCGCCCTCCTGCTCGTGATCACCGGAGCGCTGGGGCTGCTGGCCGCCTGGGTCATCACGATCGACAAGAACAAGATCCTCGAGTACAAGGCCGACGGCAAGGTCTTCACGCCCGGCTGCAGCCTCAACCCCGTCGTCTCCTGCGGCAACATCATGGAGAGCGACCAGGCGCAGGCGTTCGGCTTCCCGAACCCGATGCTCGGGCTCGTCGCGTACTCCATCGTGATCTGCGTGGGCATGTCGCTGCTGACCGGGGCGCGCTTCCCGCGCTGGTACTGGCTGACCTTCAACGCGGGCACGCTCTTCGGCGTCGGCTTCGTGACCTGGCTCCAGTACGAGTCGCTGTACGTCATCGGCTCGCTGTGCCTGTGGTGCTGCCTCGCCTGGGTCGCCACCATCGTGATGTTCTGCTACGTCACCGGCCACAACCTCAAGCACGGATACCTCCCCGCGCCGGACGGGCTGCGGCGCGGGCTCATGGAGTTCCACTGGGTGGTCCCGGTGGTGTGGATCGGCGTCATCGGCATGCTGATCCTGACCCGCTGGTGGGATTTCTGGACGGGCGCTCAGGGCTGA
- a CDS encoding ABC transporter ATP-binding protein — MGMADEAVRVRGLRKRYGALTALNGVDLGIRQGEVFGVLGPNGAGKSTTVEILQGHRSRDAGEVTVLGRDPASGGREWRSRIGIVWQDESAPAELTVRETVRHFARYYPRPRDPEEVIGLVGLEDKAASRIKALSGGQRRRLDVALGVIGGPELLLLDEPTTGFDPAARRRFWELIRRLADEGSTIVLTTHYLDEAEALSDRLAVIAAGKVVAEGSPAGLRERHGSRATVHWSEPGGGARQEETETPTRTVAELMRRFDGEIPGLRISRPTLEDVYLRLTGQLDEQPGEGAR; from the coding sequence ATGGGCATGGCAGACGAAGCGGTACGGGTGCGCGGCCTGCGCAAACGCTATGGTGCGCTGACCGCGCTGAACGGCGTTGACCTGGGCATTCGACAGGGAGAGGTGTTCGGCGTCCTGGGCCCCAACGGGGCGGGCAAGAGCACGACGGTGGAGATCCTCCAGGGCCATCGGAGCCGGGACGCGGGCGAGGTGACGGTGCTGGGCCGGGACCCCGCCTCCGGGGGACGCGAGTGGCGGTCCCGGATCGGCATCGTTTGGCAGGATGAATCCGCCCCGGCCGAGTTGACGGTGCGCGAGACCGTGCGCCATTTCGCCCGCTACTACCCCCGGCCGCGCGACCCCGAGGAGGTCATCGGCCTGGTCGGTCTCGAGGACAAGGCAGCCAGCCGGATCAAGGCGCTGTCGGGCGGCCAGCGGCGCCGGCTGGATGTGGCCCTCGGCGTGATCGGCGGTCCGGAGCTTCTGCTGCTGGACGAGCCGACGACTGGCTTCGACCCGGCGGCGCGGCGCCGGTTCTGGGAGCTGATCCGGCGGCTGGCGGACGAGGGCTCCACGATCGTGCTCACCACGCACTACCTGGACGAGGCGGAAGCGCTGTCCGACCGGCTCGCGGTCATCGCCGCGGGCAAGGTCGTGGCCGAGGGCTCGCCCGCCGGACTGCGCGAGCGGCACGGCAGCCGGGCGACGGTCCACTGGAGCGAACCGGGCGGCGGGGCGCGCCAGGAGGAGACGGAGACCCCGACCCGTACCGTCGCGGAGCTGATGCGCCGCTTCGACGGGGAGATCCCGGGGCTGCGGATCTCCCGGCCGACCCTGGAGGACGTCTATCTGCGGCTCACCGGACAACTCGACGAGCAGCCCGGGGAGGGCGCGCGATGA